In the genome of Stomoxys calcitrans chromosome 4, idStoCalc2.1, whole genome shotgun sequence, the window tatagggcAACGCTCAGAAAGAGAAGAGctacacccattgataagtataccgatcggcttagaatcacttcccgattccatttagctatgtccgtctgtccgtctgtgtgtccatgtattcttgtgatcaagttacaggtcgcatttattgtccgattgtcatgaaattttgaacaagtctcttttttggcccaaggacgaacgctattgattttgaacaaaatcggttcagatttagatatagctcccatatatatcttttatccgatgtggacttttaaggctgtagaatgcacaattttggtccgatctttagaaaatttggcaagaggtgcattatttgacgtcttcatatgtgtgcaaaatttcataaaaataggttcaaatttagacatagctcccatatatatatttcatcccaTAGGTCTTTTAAAGCTGTGGCaaacacaattttggttcgatctttacaaaactttacatgaggtgtttaatTCAACGTCCccatatgtgtacaaaatttcgtcaaaatcggtccagctttaggtatagctccgatattgatttttatggctatagcagccacaattttggtccgatctttagctctttattaaattaaaattcattttttatgccgagaGAGTtagtttcatggaaatttaattcttacaattaaaataaattataaaatgcTTCTTCTATATAATCAAAAACCTTCTAtataaatttagaaatttttaatctttcatataaaaatattcttttttataaaaaaatttcttaatttttaaaaaagtattcatatatttatatatttttttttttttgatctaatagttatatttatataaaaaaaacatatattttgtgGACTCTTAAGAATGCCTGTCGCACTCAAGATGTTTAGATTTGTTTATTTGGTCATCTAAAGGCCAAAGGTCAGCCAATGCCGAGCTCTTTGATACCATAAATTAAATCATCGAGAACTTTTACGATTTGAAATatccaatactttttatttcatttaactgAAACCTTAAAATTTGTCTTCGCCCAGTTGGCCTACCCACTTAATTTTCAATATAGTGAAAATTGAATAGTTTATTGCCCACACATGTTAATTACTTTTCAAAGTTGTTAAAATCAAAAAGGAAATATGTTTAGAAAATTATAAACCCAACGACTGGAATTGCAGTCGCGTTAATCTATTTCAATGTTAAAAAGTATATAACATATTAttgtaatttttctaaaatgtaAACAAGCCACAAGCTACTGAGGGGAGCAGGGATTTACTTGCACAACAACTGTTGCAATGTTTATATAGCAATGGAGtaaataataaatgaattcTTATTAGATGTAAtcaaaaattttgacataatgtCAATAAAACATGCCACAAGGCCAGAGTTGCCAGTTGGTTGGTATACAAAGAGAGTATTATCGAGTTTAGTGCAGCTGGTGGCCATTTGAACATTCTATGCAAATGaataaatgacaaaaaaaatctatcctctctctctctctctctctctctcacatgATTTTGCTAACTGACTCGTATAACGCAGTAAAGCTATTTCGCTATGGATTTAGTATGAAAAATTACTTTGCGATTGTCTCAATGAGCCGCCTTACTTTTCCTCCTAGCAAATCGTATATTACCTTGCCAGCCGCTAGAATACGAAAAGCTCTTTCATTTTTACCCAATATGGATGGAGGTAATGTTGTCGTTGTGCGTTCATAGCTGCACTTATAATTATTGAAATATGCTGAAGTGAATGTATTATCCATTCATTGGCATTTTAATGCCTCTTTGTCTTCAATTCGCCATTTCGGAAGCGCAGAAAGTGTATTAGTGTCGTCTTGCTGCCAAAACTTAGAATTATTTCTCTTTGTTGCGGTATTCCAGCGTATCAATTAATTAAAGATCCCCAAACTAATACATTTTctcaataaataataataactatAATGGCTCATTATGCGTGGTATGTTAATAGCTTACCAATAACCGAATACAATTCATTAGTTAAAAACGAGGAAATGTGTGTTGGCAAGCTCTGCCAAGGAGAATGCCGTTAATAGGTCGTCAGTTGCGGTAACACATTTGGAATATAGGGTTGTGTTAATGTAACCAACCTTACATATAACTGGCAGAATAGTTTCCGTGCCCTTGCCACTGTCAAATTAACAACTTTCCTGGTTTTGCAAATCCTTTCCCTCTTTCATTCGATTGTCTGGGTTGTTCGCTTTACTGATTTGTCCATATTATTTGAAGATTGGAAGGAACATCTATTAATAACAATAGTAATAAACAATATCCAAATCGTTTCTCCCAACGTACGACGCCATCATTTTGCCATAGACAATACAAGTTGATGTTTTCCTCTTCGTAGTTGTGGTTGGAAATGAAAAAATGAGAAATCAAAACTGTTCTGCTGCTCCCCACAATATCAATAAAATAGCTACCATTATGATAAATAGCTTATTGACGTGATAACAATCGAACAACCCAAAACATTTGTACATTTAACATCCAACGACAACAGACATGATGTTGACTAGTCCTTCCATCCCAACATAAATTTCTGTGTAGATGTGCTTGTGTGAAACTATGTATGCTAATATTGTGGGAATACACAAGGACACAACAGTTAGCGAACGAATGGAAACTCTTGTATTGCTTTCTAATAAGGGTCTGTGACTTTGCTTCAGTTGTCAAGACAAAGAAGACATCGTTAGTCTTCATTCATCTGCCGTCGAAGTTGCACAACATCACAAGAACTGGCCCGGCTTTGGCCCATATGGCGTATGAAGAACTTTGTATATCTGGCGCCGCCATACGCCCGGGTGTTCCACGCTGTCCTGTGTATTTACCCACCCGAAAGTTTTATCATGCCTCATATTTTCACGATGACCGCTATCGTCACGAGATCGCCAACCATTATAGAGACTTTAAGAGGCGTCCACGTTTGCGTCGCAGAAAACGTGGCCAAATATCAAACACATGTGGCAAGGCTGTAGTGTCGAACAGACACGAAAAGCCCCACGAATATTTACAGGAATTACCAATGGCCAAACAAGAACTACCAAGGTAAATGTCATTCGTGCCAATcatattgtgtttttttatcTATCGTTACCGATACTCTTTTTCATATCTTAAACTTTGTGTTAACTTCTTGTTTTATCACAGTATCGAAGACCGGGAGGTATTGTCTTCGTATTTTGGAAATATGCTCCTTACTGTCAAATGTAGTTGTAGACCTAAAAATAATTCGCGCCAACTTCTTTCCCTTCAGCCGCGTCATCAGCAACAGTTTTCAACATCGTGCGAGTATATGGAAATTTGCCTCTAGAAACTTAACACTTTGAGTCGCTTTGATTTGTGTTTGGCTGACTTTTAGATTCGCATGGCTTTCATTCCTTAGAAGACATGAACTTTCTCACACACTGTCACACACTTAATGCCACCCTTGCCATTTTATGTTCTCGGATTGTTGGCAGTTCCTCTAATGTCAACAAGACCCCACCACTGGTTGGGCCATGTTCCTCTCGACCCTATCCTAATTCGACGGTGGTCCGTGGTTAATATGAAACTAATTACTTACAACGCATGCCATTAATGCCCATTCTGGTGGCCATGGATTTAAGAAGCAGCCGAATGTGCCTTTTTACGGTTTGTTATCGGTAgtcttgctgttgttgttgctgtttcgTTTTCATTTTACCTTTGTTTAGTTTACCCAAAGTGGACAACGGTAATGCATGGTATTATGTATAAGCACCACTACTATATACAAAACACTACTTTATatacttacatacatacatacatacatatccaCAGCCACATAAGGTATTTTGTGTTTGATGGCCAAGTAGAGGCAAGTTTCGTTAATAGCTTGATAGGTAGGTAGGATGTGCAGCAGCTACGTCGGCAGTCTGCTTCGTGGAATGCCACAAATATATGGTCTTGATATGTATAAtcgcgcgtgtgtgtgtgtgtatgtgtatgtttgTAAATGTGGAAGAATACATTTCATACCTAAgggattaaaataaacaaatttttaaattacgtGCAAAAACCTTAGAACACAAGGAATAGCGAATGGGCGAGACAACCTGTCAGTCAGTGAGGCCAGACGAAAAGtgcttttaatttgttttgagGGGTCTTTAAGTTTACGAAGCGGAGCACATAGAGGCTCCCAGCCATGGCAATGGTTCTGGCTCACTGTCTCCAACAGACGTATGTTGCATTACAAACATATgtaaatacatatgtatttaaCACATTGTTGTTTACAATATTTGCCCTATAGGATTAGATGCTGCAAAATGTCTTTAAAACAGTTCACTAACATCGATACATGTGTACaattttcgatcattaagctcatctcgaaagagaaattacatcaaaaattatttttgttcatGTTTATCAGTCCAACCAATATTAAATCCGAACTCTAGTATGCTCCTGCCTCTACTAGTGATTAAAAATGTGGTAATGGTTAAATGCGGTGCAAGCCACCAAAAAGGAAGCCGTGGTAGTCGATCAATTAATTGTTAtaatatcaattattttctcCCCGTCAACTCCATTTTGAGATAACATGctagtgaaatttttatttatcgtCAAGGATCGAATTCAGTTAAGAAATGGAGATGTGCAGATGTATTTGCATTTACATCAGAAGAGGAATCGATCACATTGCCATAAGTTATTTTGACTATTACAATGGGTATACCGGGGCCACCCACCGTATGTACTCGGTAAGTGTACCATCCATCCATAGACCCCTTTGGTTGTCAATTATTTAACCATTACTGCAAAAGGTTCACCCACTAAAAGGTACACTCACGCTGTGATTTgtttgacacacacacacacactcttacATAAGGCCCCTCAACATTTGGAAAGATTTTATTTTGCTCCTTTGTTGGACCATAGAAATGACGAAAACAGTGACAGAATCAATGTTAAtatcttttctttttctttgtgcACATGTTTTTCAGATTTCAAAGGGAATATACACCACGTACACGACGCAAACTGTGTGATGAGATACCTCAGGATTTAGTTTGCAACGATACCCTACGACGCATACACAAGGCCAGGAAAGAGAACGACAGTGAACAGTTAAAGGATTTTGCCAATCGCCATTTGGAACGCAGGTTGCACAGATTTGTGCCAAGCAACGAGAAAGGGTTAAGAAAGATTATCCAGAGTGAAAAGTGCTCTAACAAGGCCTTTGATTTGCTTAAATCCAATAACCGGACACAGCAACGACGTCGTACATTGGGAAAACTAGAGAGTGCGGACGGACAACTGCAGCGGTTGCAAGCGGAGACATCTTCATTGCGACCACATCAGGCGGGACGTCACCAGACATTTCGATTTGGAAACGACAATTGCGGTGCAACGCAAACCTTTCGCAAGGGAAGGAATTGTTTTTCTCGGCCGGCACAGAGCACTGGTGGTGCCGACAAAGCGAATACATTGTCGTATTATTTACAATTGGCAACGGATTACTACGAACAAGGTTTTCTCAATAACCTCAAATATTTGGAAAACGTGGGAGAGCGCAATCAATTGCGACGCAAGCggttacaacagcaacaattacGCCATTCATCGTCCATACAAAAGGGCGCACACGAATGCACGTCTGTTTCCAGTATCTCTGGGTTCTGTGAAGCGAATGCTTCATCCTTGTGGCCGcaacagcaaacaacagacgACAGTATTGTTGATAACAGCGAAGAAGACGATTACAACAACAGCCGTGGTATTTGTAatccaattttgaaaataatagcAAAGAGGCGTTCTTTTCGCATTTACCGTTTTAACGACGAAGGGGAAAGAGAACCTACGGGAGTCGATGGCAACTGGCCAATACGAATTCAAATCAAACGAGCAGATAGTGTCGCAGCGCTAGCAACTCAAACGAGCGGAACTGGAAACGGGAAAAGAAATTGCAAACCATTCAATAATTCTTCTGTCCTCCATCGAGTGGCTTCGAAGGATACGAGCAAATCTGGCAAAAGGAATTGTTGCAATAGCATGAACTTGCagctacaacaactacaacaaggTCCGAACATAAATTACAGCCAGCAACACCATAACAGCTCACCTTCCAACAAGCACTTGATCGATGCCCTCATCGACAATTTGCAACAATTGGAAATTGAAGATCATCCCACAAACCTACCCCGCATCACCTTAAGCGACTATACCCACAGATATCACACAGAAGCTACCAGTGCCACAGCGAcagccgccgccgccgccaccaccacATCGCACCTAAGTAACAAACATTGTACGTATACAGTTTTACTGCGGCGCCAGGAAAGCATTGACTTGCCTTCACCAAAACTTGATTTACCCCCCAATTCGGTAGACTACCAATGTGAAGCTAGACCACCGTAAATAAATTTgtgacgaatatatataagtACACCACCGCGATCGCCACCGCTGCCGCATCAGAAAGCCCACCCACTCAACGACATTTTTGAGCCAGAATACACTCATTGGCCTTACTAAATCATGGTGGCTATTGAACATCGTTCGAAATCTTCGAATACTACGACTTCAACATCCATATTATCGCCCACTTCGAATTCGTCCGTCAACTCGGCCACAACATCGGTGACTTCTACCACATCCCTATCGACCAAGTCTACAACAACCTTAAcggtaaacaaaaaaatgtcgacGGAACCGGAAACATCGTCATCCTCCAAGAGTGCTGTTAGCCAACGTCAAGTTGATGCTAAGGTAGCCAAAAAATCACAGAAGGATAAGGATGCCAACAGCCAAGACGCcacaaaaaaatcattgaaattggATTTAAAGGGTAAAGAAACAGATTTGGAATCACTGAAGTCGCCAAAGTCCCCTATAGGAGGTAAGAATCTTAGCCATTTGGGGCCAGGACCTATATATACAAAGCAAATGGAAAGAGGTCTCAGAACTTAGATAAGAGGAACTGTTATTGTGCGGATTTGTTAAGATTGAAAGTACTTTAGATGAACGATACACGCCCAAAGGGATAATTTGCTTTCTTATTAAAATCAGGCAAATACAAGTAAAAGGTTGAAAGGGAAATGCTGATAGTTGTCATATCTTTAAATCTACCCTTTTTCATTCCAAATAATTTAACAAAATGGAAATCAATGTAATGAATTAATTTGTAATATATTCATGTTTTTTTTCGCTGTAATGAAATATCTATTCCCGCAGTACTGGGTGGCCCACGAAATAgttgaattttaaaattattataatgAAAAGCCGTATGTTTAGATATTCTTTATATCTGAGTGTTTTCagataaattttaaatgtctCAATATCCCCGTTAAGGATAAAGCACTATTTCTTCCAGTGGCTAATTATGTCGACCCAACATGTCAGCATATATTCGTAAAATAGTAGACCTGGTGCTTAAAATCTGCCACAAcagaaatttcagctcaaataAGCTATAGTTTAAAATGCAACCGAAACATGGCTCGCCATATTGAAGATTATATCACAATATgcttcttttactttaaataCAATGAAAAACAGTTAATGGGTTAACATATAATTTCGTTCGTTGGCTTCTCTCGATCCTTTATGAGAGGCCAACGAActctgaaaaaaatttggttctccTCCCGGAATTGAACCAAGCCTCCCAAGTGCTTGACGTGCCTGCtgcaacttttttattttatttttttgcatgcgATAGATATCATGATATCGATGATAACATTCTATATCACATATTTTGTGCTGTACAAAACTAATTTAGAAATACTTTCGGCTTATGCTATGGCTATTGAAAAAAAGgtttattccaaattttcagaTCACAGATATAGGATGAAACATTTTCACCTGGCTCATATACACTAACAAACATACTTTGCAACATCTTGGGAAGTTCTTCTAATATGTGAGAAGAACTTCTTGTGTACTTTCATTTTATACAATCCCATGGACAAGCTTCTCCAGTTCTAAGAGTATTTCCCAAATATAAACCACAGAATATAAACGGCCGTTTTATGAGTGCAGAGATACTGAGATGTTTTTTCAGATCATAGGTGAAGGTCTAATTAGTCACAATGTATCGGCGGCCACAGACGGCCTCTTGCGTTATTGTGTTGCGATAAGTTTTGACTAATCGGACCTTGGTGTCGTTTTTTATAATATTGTGTGTCCTCTCTCTCTTCAGGTCGCCTAACTCACCAAACCTCACTGTCTTCGTCCGTTGATGTAGAGGATCGCAAAACCTTGCGAGAGGCCCTCTACCAGGGTATATTCCATCGTCATCGAAGAACTATATTTGCCTTTGGTAGTTTTCTCCGTATGCTGCGCAGTCGCAACTCCCAGTACAACTCCATACGCAGTGCATCCGAGGGCGAGGCTGAGGTTGAGGAAGTCAGATAAGATGAGATGATTACCCATGACATAAACAATGATAAAACTGAGAAATAAAca includes:
- the LOC106084212 gene encoding uncharacterized protein DDB_G0281025 isoform X2, whose translation is MVAIEHRSKSSNTTTSTSILSPTSNSSVNSATTSVTSTTSLSTKSTTTLTVNKKMSTEPETSSSSKSAVSQRQVDAKVAKKSQKDKDANSQDATKKSLKLDLKGKETDLESLKSPKSPIGEDRKTLREALYQGIFHRHRRTIFAFGSFLRMLRSRNSQYNSIRSASEGEAEVEEVR
- the LOC106084212 gene encoding uncharacterized protein LOC106084212 isoform X1, producing MVAIEHRSKSSNTTTSTSILSPTSNSSVNSATTSVTSTTSLSTKSTTTLTVNKKMSTEPETSSSSKSAVSQRQVDAKVAKKSQKDKDANSQDATKKSLKLDLKGKETDLESLKSPKSPIGGRLTHQTSLSSSVDVEDRKTLREALYQGIFHRHRRTIFAFGSFLRMLRSRNSQYNSIRSASEGEAEVEEVR